The genomic window TCAACACGTGCCGCACCCACAGCCGGGGCACCTCCCGCGGCCCGATCAACCCTCGAACGACACCGTCCGACGCCAACGCATCCCGATACGCCCCGGCCTGCTCGGCTCGTTCCCCGAAGACCCGCGCCACCGCACCGGCCACGTCCCACTGCTCATCCATCAACTCCACCAGTTCCACGTGAAACATCCTCTCCAACTCGTCGCGGCGCCACCAACCCGGGGGAGGGGAGGGGTGGCGCCGATCGCGATGGCCACCGACCGATGCGTAGGGCAGTCCGGTTACGCGACCCCGGAATGTTTCACGTGGAACCATCCGGCACGGAGCTGCTTTCGAGGACCCATCCCGGACTACATCGTCACAGTGACGAAATCTCCCGGTACTCCAAGGCCTGCGGCACTCCAACCGCGGTCCTCCGTCGACAGGATCCAGAAAAGAGTTGTAGGACAACAGTTTTCATTTCACAGCTCGGGTTCGGCGATTTTCCGGCGGATTACCGGGGAAGAGCGGGCTTCCGTCCGGCCGAGGCGGACTCTTCGGCCGGATGCGGGGCGGTCACCGTCACGGGTCGGCACCCGAGTAGGGGAGGGGAGCGGTCGGGTCAGTGCCGGCGCCCGCGATGCCGGTGCCCGGTGACGCGTTCGGCTCGAACGATCACGGTGGGGACGGGCAGTATGTCGCCGCCGCACTCGAGCGCTTCCAGATTCCCGGCACCCAACCGGGTGAGCGCGGCCCGATCCCGGTCGATCTCCTCCGCAGCGCTCGATCCCTTCAACGCCAGCATCCGGCCACCGACCCGCACCAACGGCAACGACCACCGCGCCAACTTCTCGAGCGGCGCCACCGCCCGGGACGTGACCACGTCCGCGCCACCGACCTCCTTGACCACCCCCGATTCCTCCGCCCGGCCCCGCACCACCGTCACGTTGTCCAACCCGAGTGCGTCGACGGTCTCCTGCAGGAACACCGACCGACGCAGCAACGGCTCCACCAACGTCACCCGAACGTCCGGCCGCGCGATCGCCAACGGGATACCGGGCAGACCCGCACCCGACCCGACATCCACCACGGTTTCCCCGGCACCCACCAGCTCACCGAGTACCGCACAGTTCAACACGTGCCGCACCCACAGCCGGGGCACCTCCCGCGGCCCGATCAACCCTCGAACGACACCGTCCGACGCCAACGCATCCCGATACGCCCCGGCCTGCTCGGCTCGTTCCCCGAAGACCCGCGCCACCGCACCGGCCACGTCCCACTGCTCATCCATCAACTCCACCAGTTCCACGTGAAACATCCTCACCGACCGGTCACGTCACCACAAGGAACGGCCGCGGCCCCCAGTCGAATCGACTGGGGGCCGCGGCCGGTGGTGTGGAGCGATCAGTCCTTGATCACGACGACGCAGCGGTTCGGCTCGGCGCCCTCGCTCTCGCTGGACACACCGTCGACCTTCGCGACAGCGTCGTGCACGATCTTGCGTTCGAACGGCGTCATCGGCGTCAGCATCTCCCGCTCCCCGGACGCGAGGACCCGCTCCGCGGCCTCCTTACCGAGGGCGCTGAGTTCGGCGCGACGGCCGGCCCGCCAGCCCGCGACGTCGAGCATCAGACGGCTACGGACACCGGTGGACTGCTGCACCGCGAGCCGCGTCAGCTCCTGCAGCGCGTCGAGCACCTCACCCTTGCGGCCCACCAGCTTCGACAGGTCGTCGCCGCCGTCGATGCTCACGACCGCGCGGTCGCCCTCCACATCGAGGT from Prescottella sp. R16 includes these protein-coding regions:
- a CDS encoding protein jag; translated protein: MTSEQDIAREGSGGENGESTDVALETQTKDPSEDTATAVTADDIDAEDELVEEGEIAGDYLEQLLDVLDFDGDIDLDVEGDRAVVSIDGGDDLSKLVGRKGEVLDALQELTRLAVQQSTGVRSRLMLDVAGWRAGRRAELSALGKEAAERVLASGEREMLTPMTPFERKIVHDAVAKVDGVSSESEGAEPNRCVVVIKD
- the rsmG gene encoding 16S rRNA (guanine(527)-N(7))-methyltransferase RsmG, which produces MFHVELVELMDEQWDVAGAVARVFGERAEQAGAYRDALASDGVVRGLIGPREVPRLWVRHVLNCAVLGELVGAGETVVDVGSGAGLPGIPLAIARPDVRVTLVEPLLRRSVFLQETVDALGLDNVTVVRGRAEESGVVKEVGGADVVTSRAVAPLEKLARWSLPLVRVGGRMLALKGSSAAEEIDRDRAALTRLGAGNLEALECGGDILPVPTVIVRAERVTGHRHRGRRH